One segment of Ureibacillus thermophilus DNA contains the following:
- a CDS encoding S41 family peptidase: MKKIYLYFLILFFFFIIPWDTQAASPLQEAKEMIRSEYVGEIKGNINSARTIDELIEMLDPYSAYFSNNEFQEFLDSVNMKQIGIGVVIQLHEEGLLVTNVIEKGSAAENGIEPGDIITKVDSISLKGKSLEEGQKLILGDENTRVTLEILKPNGEKVVKILTRKPFSIPVATSKLLYGNVGYIYLLSFSEDAADLIKNEYTKLKNQGATTFILDLQNNGGGYVDAAEEVIALFKDASYAYQVKMKENNTNYYLYYDNEDNKYTLTENGALLIGLPKYIQPIFDSNTKLLINRYSASASEMTAAALKDYNAAVLYGENTYGKGTMQGFYGLSDNGYLKLTIGEFLSPKGNSINKIGVKPNIETSSDPIYQAHYDAIKEQLANYKELKSLMNIPTTKTFKVTLNRKIGTVKDDDVDLVALGGNQIEVDLHAEGNELYITPKQPLTSGAEYMLIVHPTLKDSKGKSPINGIYLHITVEN, from the coding sequence ATGAAAAAAATCTATTTATATTTTCTAATTTTATTCTTTTTCTTCATAATTCCATGGGATACACAAGCTGCTTCTCCACTCCAAGAAGCAAAAGAAATGATTCGAAGCGAATATGTGGGTGAAATTAAAGGAAATATCAATAGTGCCCGCACCATAGATGAACTGATTGAAATGTTAGACCCCTATTCCGCCTATTTTTCTAATAATGAGTTTCAAGAATTTCTTGATTCAGTCAACATGAAACAAATTGGAATCGGTGTTGTCATTCAGCTGCATGAAGAAGGGCTTTTAGTAACCAATGTCATCGAAAAAGGCAGTGCAGCGGAAAATGGCATCGAACCAGGAGATATTATTACAAAAGTTGACTCCATTTCTCTTAAAGGAAAATCTCTTGAAGAAGGACAAAAATTGATTTTAGGCGATGAAAATACTAGGGTTACTCTTGAAATTTTAAAACCAAATGGCGAAAAGGTCGTGAAAATTCTTACTCGCAAACCGTTTTCCATACCTGTTGCAACAAGCAAATTGCTTTATGGAAATGTAGGCTATATATATCTTCTATCCTTTTCAGAAGATGCAGCGGATTTAATCAAAAACGAATATACAAAACTTAAGAATCAAGGAGCCACTACTTTCATCTTAGATTTGCAAAATAACGGCGGCGGATATGTAGATGCAGCTGAAGAAGTAATTGCTTTATTTAAAGATGCTTCTTATGCTTATCAAGTTAAAATGAAAGAAAATAACACAAATTACTATTTATACTATGATAACGAGGACAATAAATATACATTAACAGAAAATGGGGCTCTCCTTATTGGTTTGCCAAAATATATCCAACCGATTTTTGACAGCAATACAAAACTGCTCATCAACCGTTACAGCGCCAGCGCCTCTGAAATGACCGCTGCTGCTTTGAAAGACTACAATGCGGCTGTTTTATATGGTGAAAATACTTACGGCAAAGGAACAATGCAAGGCTTTTATGGACTTTCAGATAATGGATATTTAAAATTAACCATCGGCGAATTTTTAAGTCCAAAAGGCAACTCCATCAATAAAATCGGAGTAAAACCTAATATAGAAACTTCTTCTGATCCTATTTATCAAGCACATTATGATGCTATTAAAGAACAACTGGCGAATTATAAAGAGTTGAAAAGTTTAATGAATATTCCAACAACAAAAACGTTTAAAGTGACATTAAACCGAAAAATCGGCACAGTAAAGGATGACGACGTGGATTTAGTTGCTTTAGGCGGAAATCAAATAGAAGTTGATTTGCATGCGGAAGGAAATGAATTATACATAACGCCAAAACAACCACTAACTTCCGGAGCAGAATATA
- the brnQ gene encoding branched-chain amino acid transport system II carrier protein codes for MNNFRKFVKDNLAVGFLLFALFLGAGNIIFPPLLGQQAGENFIPAIIGFLITGVGLPLMGIVAVAKNGGDLQQISSRIHPWFGIIFTSIVYLSIGPFFAIPRTGAVTYQIGIAPYLSNSDSWVPLLITSFIFFAFCLYLAINPTKLVDRIGKVLTPALLMVILLLAIKSVITPMGAIQAAQGEYIHNAFSKGFIEGYLTMDVLASLVFGIVIVQSIQAKGIIDRAKQVSITIFAGVVAALGLSFVYISLSWIGVTSPTVTGYFDNGGSVIAASAKVLYGNAGNIFLSLVIILACVTTAVGLISANATFFTKLFPKISYKTFTIVFTIFSFIVSNFGLAKLISITLPVLLFIYPISIVLMFMVMMDKAWNRAPIVYTLALAATAFVSLYDGISGAGFEIKWYANIVGTLPLHDQSLGWLIPAIVGALIGWVIHLMTKSAKTVTH; via the coding sequence ATGAACAATTTCAGAAAATTTGTAAAAGATAATTTAGCAGTCGGATTTTTGCTATTTGCTCTTTTCTTAGGAGCTGGAAATATTATCTTCCCACCGTTATTAGGTCAGCAGGCTGGAGAAAACTTCATTCCAGCCATCATCGGTTTCCTTATTACGGGTGTTGGTTTGCCATTAATGGGTATCGTGGCTGTTGCCAAAAACGGAGGGGACTTGCAGCAAATCTCCAGCCGCATTCATCCATGGTTTGGCATTATTTTCACATCTATTGTTTATTTATCCATTGGGCCGTTCTTTGCGATTCCTCGTACCGGAGCGGTGACATATCAAATCGGCATCGCTCCGTATTTATCCAATAGCGACAGTTGGGTGCCGTTATTGATTACATCGTTCATTTTCTTTGCATTTTGTTTATATTTAGCGATCAACCCGACAAAACTTGTTGACCGCATCGGGAAAGTATTAACGCCAGCATTATTAATGGTCATCTTATTGCTTGCTATTAAAAGTGTGATTACGCCAATGGGGGCTATTCAAGCAGCACAAGGCGAATATATCCATAACGCCTTTTCGAAAGGATTTATTGAAGGCTACTTAACAATGGACGTACTCGCTTCCCTTGTATTTGGGATTGTCATTGTTCAATCTATTCAAGCAAAAGGCATTATAGATCGGGCAAAACAAGTATCTATTACGATTTTTGCAGGGGTGGTTGCCGCCCTTGGACTTTCTTTCGTTTATATTTCTTTATCTTGGATTGGGGTAACAAGTCCTACCGTCACTGGATATTTTGACAATGGAGGAAGCGTGATTGCTGCATCGGCAAAAGTGTTGTACGGCAATGCCGGAAATATTTTTTTGTCACTTGTTATCATCCTTGCCTGTGTAACAACAGCTGTTGGATTAATTTCAGCCAACGCAACATTTTTCACAAAATTATTTCCGAAAATCTCATACAAAACTTTTACTATTGTATTTACGATTTTTTCATTCATCGTTTCCAACTTTGGTTTAGCGAAATTAATTTCTATTACATTGCCTGTTTTATTATTCATCTATCCAATCTCCATCGTGCTAATGTTTATGGTGATGATGGACAAAGCTTGGAACCGTGCGCCAATCGTTTACACTCTTGCACTGGCTGCAACTGCATTCGTCAGCTTATATGACGGCATCAGTGGGGCTGGATTTGAAATTAAATGGTATGCCAATATCGTAGGTACCCTTCCATTACATGACCAAAGTCTTGGCTGGCTGATTCCGGCAATTGTCGGTGCACTCATTGGCTGGGTGATTCATTTAATGACAAAATCCGCAAAAACGGTAACTCATTAA